In one window of Acidimicrobiales bacterium DNA:
- a CDS encoding bacterial proteasome activator family protein: protein MPDDDPQPPETVEPEVLTDPTEVVGEGSGDEVDDVDESIEHPGKVIRVGTMMRQLLEEVRSAPLDEPSRDRLREIYATSVAELGSALSADLRDELERLALPFGEEAAPSVDELRIAQAQLVGWMEGLIQGIQATLFAQQMAAQQQLAGMRRPELAPGDPVDGPETRHGTYL from the coding sequence ATGCCGGACGATGACCCACAGCCACCGGAGACGGTGGAACCCGAGGTGCTGACCGACCCCACGGAGGTGGTCGGGGAGGGATCGGGCGACGAGGTGGACGATGTCGACGAGTCGATCGAGCATCCCGGCAAGGTCATACGGGTGGGCACGATGATGCGCCAATTGCTCGAGGAGGTGCGATCGGCACCCCTGGACGAGCCCAGCCGGGATCGACTCCGGGAGATCTACGCGACCTCGGTGGCCGAGCTTGGCTCAGCGCTCTCGGCCGACCTCCGGGACGAGTTGGAACGGCTGGCGCTTCCCTTCGGGGAGGAGGCGGCGCCCAGCGTGGACGAACTGCGGATCGCCCAGGCCCAGCTGGTGGGATGGATGGAGGGCCTGATCCAGGGCATCCAGGCCACCCTGTTCGCCCAGCAGATGGCCGCCCAGCAGCAGTTGGCGGGCATGCGGCGTCCGGAACTGGCGCCTGGTGACCCGGTCGACGGTCCGGAGACCCGGCACGGCACCTACCTGTGA